The following are from one region of the Camelus dromedarius isolate mCamDro1 chromosome 16, mCamDro1.pat, whole genome shotgun sequence genome:
- the LOC135323184 gene encoding WAS/WASL-interacting protein family member 1-like produces the protein MSASSAARSTRTRRNLPGPSRAAWAPEPGRGSSRRGRALRSRGGGGARWGSQELRGRAAGVPWVRLPSSRRAVRQPRRGRRRAAAGPRAPRRGRRKVLRQGGPGGRGAAGNASPGNRARLPKGRPRGWGGRRSEVGSAHRGRRGSRGSGWGRRGSPPRPSRVWPASDARPALPPEGPGAEAPPRPRAEPRKAPLAERAVLRREPPPRERPGRRPRARRALPSPDRRCVATAEPPRARGAGAAVPPQADGSPRAQPRKAGKSFRWQSRVSFYHLSLEGSNAPRGSGLLNTTARH, from the coding sequence ATGAGCGCGTCCAGCGCGGCGCGCTCCACCCGCACCCGCAGGAACCTACCTGGGCCGAGCCGGGCCGCCTGGGCGCCCGAGCCGGGCCGCGGCTCCTCCCGACGGGGCCGGGCCCTCCGgagccggggtgggggcggggcccgcTGGGGGAGCCAGGAGCTCCGGGGGCGTGCGGCGGGGGTCCCTTGGGTGCGGCTCCCGAGCTCGCGCCGCGCCGTGAGGCAGCCGCGCAGGGGCCGCCGCCGGGCCGCCGCCGGGCCCAGGGCTCCGCGCCGGGGCCGCCGGAAGGTGCTCCGCCAGGGCGGTCCGGGCGGCCGCGGTGCGGCGGGAAATGCGTCCCCGGGAAACCGCGCCCGGCTGCCGAAGGGCCGGCCTCGGGGATGGGGCGGAAGGAGGTCGGAAGTCGGCTCCGCCCACCGCGGGAGGCGGGGCTCGCGGGGCTCCGGCTGGGGCCGCCGGGGCTCGCCCCCTCGCCCGAGCCGGGTGTGGCCGGCGTCCGACGCGCGCCCCGCCCTTCCTCCCGAGGGGCCCGGCGCTGAAGCCCCGCCTCGGCCGCGCGCGGAACCCCGCAAGGCTCCCCTGGCCGAACGCGCTGTGTTACGGCGGGAACCACCCCCCCGCGAGCGCCCCGGCCGGCGGCCCCGGGCCCGGCGGGCTCTCCCCTCCCCGGACCGCCGCTGCGTAGCCACCGCCGAGCCCCCGCGCGCCCGGGGAGCGGGCGCCGCCGTCCCTCCGCAGGCTGACGGCAGCCCCCGCGCACAGCCCCGAAAGGCGGGGAAGTCTTTCCGCTGGCAGAGCCGAGTTTCATTTTACCATCTCAGCCTTGAAGGGTCCAACGCTCCCAGGGGATCGGGGCTCCTCAACACGACCGCGCGTCACTGA